A window of Sulfurimonas gotlandica GD1 contains these coding sequences:
- the ppk2 gene encoding polyphosphate kinase 2 produces the protein MQIENLTNEQQKEALINYSENIALEQYQAELVKLQQHIERYKLKLIIVFEGRDAAGKGSVIGSVSRYLNPKHYRIVALGRPSEEERTQWYFQRYVKHCPHGGEVVLFDRSWYNRAMVEPVFNFCSEEEHEIFMKHVVPFEESMVDHGTVLVKLYFSVKKEKQALRFEQRRTDPLRQWKLSEIDLQAQSMWEQFTTTKYNMLKQTNHEKAPWYVIRSSDKHKARLETMKLILSQIEYDGKSRAIDLTPDAKIVFTASQELKLMDIHKLNNIDKL, from the coding sequence ATGCAAATAGAAAACTTAACTAATGAGCAACAAAAAGAGGCTCTGATAAACTATTCAGAAAATATAGCTTTAGAGCAATATCAAGCAGAATTAGTAAAACTTCAACAACATATAGAACGTTATAAGCTCAAGCTTATCATTGTTTTTGAAGGTCGTGATGCTGCAGGTAAAGGGAGCGTTATAGGCAGTGTAAGCAGGTATCTAAATCCGAAACATTACAGAATTGTAGCCTTAGGTCGTCCTAGCGAAGAAGAACGTACACAATGGTACTTTCAAAGATATGTTAAACACTGTCCACATGGAGGAGAAGTAGTACTTTTTGATAGAAGTTGGTACAATCGAGCTATGGTTGAGCCTGTTTTTAATTTTTGCTCAGAAGAAGAACATGAAATATTTATGAAACACGTAGTTCCCTTTGAAGAGTCTATGGTTGATCATGGAACGGTACTTGTAAAACTTTATTTTAGTGTCAAAAAGGAAAAACAAGCTTTAAGATTTGAACAACGCCGTACAGACCCGCTACGTCAATGGAAGTTAAGTGAAATAGACTTGCAAGCACAAAGTATGTGGGAGCAATTTACAACAACTAAGTACAATATGTTAAAACAGACGAACCATGAAAAAGCACCATGGTATGTAATACGTTCAAGTGATAAGCATAAAGCTAGATTAGAAACAATGAAATTAATTTTAAGTCAAATTGAATATGATGGAAAAAGTCGCGCAATAGATTTAACACCTGATGCTAAAATTGTTTTTACGGCAAGTCAAGAATTAAAACTAATGGATATACATAAGCTAAATAATATTGATAAATTGTAA
- the rimI gene encoding ribosomal protein S18-alanine N-acetyltransferase gives MIIRKAEPRDAVKLYKLEQELFDIENYPLSKSSFAYHLRNNLLYIAEVEGNIAGYVLVLIKRANAKLYSIGVSEDYRGRKIAVKLMAIISKELVSLGFKVILLEVRVDNEIAIALYKRLGFNVKKRLEAFYRDGCDAYLMELEYGTEKLQGAL, from the coding sequence ATGATAATACGCAAGGCTGAGCCTCGTGATGCAGTAAAGCTTTATAAACTTGAGCAAGAACTTTTTGACATAGAGAATTATCCTCTGTCTAAAAGCTCATTTGCATATCATTTGCGCAATAATCTTCTATATATTGCAGAAGTAGAAGGGAATATCGCAGGTTATGTCTTAGTGCTAATAAAACGTGCTAATGCTAAGCTATATTCTATAGGAGTTAGTGAGGATTACAGAGGAAGAAAAATAGCAGTTAAGTTGATGGCAATAATTTCTAAGGAGTTAGTTTCTTTAGGTTTTAAAGTGATACTTCTGGAAGTTCGTGTAGATAATGAGATAGCGATAGCTTTGTATAAGAGACTAGGGTTTAATGTAAAAAAGAGACTTGAAGCCTTTTATCGTGATGGGTGTGATGCCTATCTTATGGAGTTAGAATATGGCACTGAAAAATTACAAGGCGCTCTTTAA
- the pssA gene encoding CDP-diacylglycerol--serine O-phosphatidyltransferase: MTKKPANLIYILPNLFTAASIFSGVFSIISAVNGNFEKAAWLIMLSLIFDGLDGRVARLTNTCSKFGVEFDSLADMVAFGVAPALLMYLFVGYEFGRFGVVASAIFVIFGAIRLARFNVMTVTTEPSVFIGVPIPTAAVFVSLMVLLFQKYGFNNDYGLVIMLLSILVSILMVSNIRYPSFKKIDFSPKHAMKFFVIIISALFVVFMYPIEGFTLIFVLYILYGLVRAAMLMPKSLGKK; encoded by the coding sequence ATGACAAAAAAACCTGCTAATCTAATATATATCCTTCCAAATCTTTTTACCGCAGCCTCCATATTTTCTGGTGTATTTAGCATTATAAGTGCAGTAAATGGAAATTTTGAAAAAGCTGCATGGCTTATAATGCTCTCTCTTATATTTGATGGTTTAGATGGAAGAGTTGCAAGACTGACGAATACATGTTCTAAGTTTGGTGTAGAGTTTGACTCTCTTGCAGATATGGTTGCTTTTGGTGTAGCCCCTGCACTTTTAATGTATCTATTTGTTGGTTATGAATTTGGGCGTTTTGGTGTTGTTGCATCTGCAATATTTGTAATTTTTGGAGCTATTAGATTAGCTAGATTTAATGTTATGACTGTAACTACTGAACCATCTGTTTTTATTGGAGTACCTATCCCTACTGCAGCAGTTTTTGTTTCTCTTATGGTTTTACTTTTTCAAAAATATGGTTTCAATAATGATTATGGATTAGTAATTATGCTTCTTTCTATTTTGGTTTCAATACTAATGGTAAGCAATATTAGATATCCAAGTTTCAAAAAAATAGATTTTAGCCCAAAACATGCGATGAAGTTTTTTGTTATTATTATATCAGCATTGTTTGTTGTATTCATGTACCCAATAGAAGGTTTTACCCTGATATTTGTACTTTATATTCTTTATGGCTTAGTTCGTGCTGCGATGCTTATGCCTAAGAGTTTAGGCAAAAAATAA
- a CDS encoding DUF2156 domain-containing protein — MANLTVKKQTLKPFTLDSKPIIEKYLSKLDVDLSDYTFAANFIWLANSSGFYAVINKCFCLFVMTGGELTMLLPPLGKKKYVTDAMIRCFEIMNANNSSPYYARIDYVQESMVEEFVHSTDEAESMFVMLEHYIVEKKLVDYIYSVDSLIELRGNSYHTKRTEINKFTKSYPDHIIEPLDSIKHKDEIMHLFNKWVSDRVKYMPKEEAEVFLEGIHQERHAVKQMLKNYEALSLVGLVIYINDELKGFTVGERINDDTATVIIEKTDFEVLGCAQFIFREFSKMLKDHYDVKYINVGDDMGFENLRKVKMSYRPFKLVPKYTIYQK, encoded by the coding sequence ATGGCTAATTTAACAGTAAAAAAACAGACTCTCAAGCCTTTCACACTTGATTCAAAACCTATAATAGAAAAGTATCTTTCTAAGCTGGATGTAGATCTTAGTGACTATACTTTCGCGGCTAATTTTATATGGCTAGCTAACAGCAGCGGATTTTACGCAGTGATAAATAAATGTTTTTGTCTTTTTGTAATGACTGGTGGTGAGTTAACAATGTTATTGCCTCCTCTGGGAAAGAAAAAATATGTTACAGATGCAATGATACGCTGTTTTGAAATCATGAATGCAAATAACAGCTCTCCATATTATGCTCGTATAGATTATGTACAAGAATCTATGGTAGAAGAGTTTGTTCATTCTACTGATGAAGCAGAGAGTATGTTTGTAATGCTTGAACATTACATCGTAGAAAAAAAACTGGTTGATTATATCTACTCTGTTGACAGTTTGATTGAGCTTCGCGGTAACAGTTATCATACAAAGCGTACGGAGATAAATAAATTTACAAAATCTTATCCTGATCATATAATTGAGCCTCTTGATAGTATTAAGCATAAAGATGAGATTATGCACCTATTTAACAAATGGGTATCTGACAGAGTTAAATATATGCCAAAAGAGGAGGCTGAAGTTTTTTTAGAAGGTATTCACCAAGAGAGACATGCTGTTAAGCAGATGTTGAAAAATTATGAAGCTTTATCCCTTGTAGGCCTAGTAATATATATAAATGATGAGTTAAAAGGCTTCACCGTAGGTGAGCGAATCAATGATGATACTGCTACAGTAATTATTGAAAAGACAGACTTTGAAGTTCTTGGATGTGCGCAGTTTATCTTCCGCGAATTTTCTAAGATGCTTAAAGATCATTATGATGTGAAATATATAAATGTTGGTGACGACATGGGGTTTGAAAATCTTCGCAAGGTTAAAATGTCTTATCGTCCATTTAAACTTGTGCCTAAATATACAATTTATCAAAAATGA
- the ftsH gene encoding ATP-dependent zinc metalloprotease FtsH has protein sequence MSDKNSNNNDNKNNNFFNNNPLITFAIFSVVIILLFKVLVGEGTDLDSANNTVNRKTKQVSYSELKSLVESKTVSKVSIGQSYIKAVSTDGSVYTTRIVRGDTNLVELLDKQGIEYTGFSETNWFTEMFGWLFPFLIIIAIWMFFAGRMQKSMGGGILGMGNSKKMVNSEKPNTKFDDVAGVEEAKEEVQEIVDFLKYPARYVEIGAKIPKGVLLVGSPGTGKTLLAKAVAGEADVPFFSVSGSSFIEMFVGVGAARVRDLFEQAKKDAPSIIFIDEIDAIGKSRAAGGMMGGNDEREQTLNQLLAEMDGFGTDTPIIILAATNRPEVLDAALLRPGRFDRQVLVDKPDFQGRIKILKVHMKNVKMDDDVEIEEIARLTAGLAGADLANIINEAALLAGRKSQKTVKQKDLFESVERAIAGLAKKSRRINPKEKKIVAYHESGHALLAETTEGAKKVSKVSIVPRGLAALGYTLNKPEEDKFMMQKHELWAEVDVLLGGRAAEQVFIGEISTGAGNDLERATDIIKSMVQTYGMSDVAGLMVLEKSRQSFLGGGQQATREYSDKMAEKMDEFIKSSLAERYESVLARLEDYKGAIENMVALLYEKENITGEEVRDIIINFEKDNNMESKVAASVDDIEAELKEDAAMSKKDSKIEESESKDEQ, from the coding sequence ATGTCAGATAAGAATTCAAACAATAATGATAATAAAAATAATAATTTTTTTAATAATAACCCATTAATAACTTTTGCAATATTTTCAGTAGTAATAATTTTACTATTTAAAGTACTTGTTGGTGAAGGTACAGATCTAGACAGTGCTAACAATACAGTTAATAGAAAAACAAAACAAGTTAGTTACTCAGAGCTTAAGAGTTTAGTGGAAAGCAAAACTGTATCAAAAGTAAGTATTGGACAGAGCTATATAAAAGCAGTTTCAACAGATGGTTCAGTTTATACTACTAGAATAGTAAGAGGTGATACAAACCTTGTTGAACTATTGGACAAACAAGGAATTGAATATACAGGATTTAGTGAAACAAATTGGTTTACTGAGATGTTTGGATGGCTATTTCCATTTTTAATAATTATTGCTATTTGGATGTTTTTTGCTGGAAGAATGCAAAAAAGTATGGGTGGTGGTATTCTTGGTATGGGTAATTCTAAGAAAATGGTTAACTCAGAGAAACCAAACACGAAGTTTGATGATGTAGCTGGTGTTGAAGAAGCAAAAGAAGAAGTTCAAGAGATTGTTGATTTCTTAAAGTATCCAGCTCGTTATGTAGAAATTGGTGCAAAAATTCCAAAAGGTGTTTTACTTGTAGGTTCTCCAGGTACTGGTAAAACACTTCTAGCAAAAGCAGTTGCAGGTGAAGCAGATGTTCCTTTTTTCTCTGTAAGTGGCTCTAGTTTTATAGAGATGTTTGTTGGAGTTGGTGCCGCTCGTGTTCGTGACTTGTTTGAGCAAGCTAAAAAAGATGCTCCGAGTATTATATTTATAGACGAGATAGATGCTATTGGTAAGAGTCGTGCAGCAGGTGGAATGATGGGCGGAAATGATGAGAGAGAACAAACTTTAAATCAACTCTTAGCTGAAATGGATGGTTTTGGAACTGATACTCCTATAATTATTTTAGCTGCTACAAATAGACCAGAAGTTCTAGACGCTGCACTACTTCGTCCAGGCCGTTTTGATAGACAAGTTCTAGTAGATAAGCCAGATTTTCAAGGTCGTATTAAGATTCTTAAAGTGCATATGAAAAATGTTAAAATGGATGATGATGTAGAAATTGAAGAAATTGCTAGATTAACAGCAGGTCTTGCTGGTGCAGACTTAGCAAATATTATCAATGAAGCTGCTCTCTTAGCGGGTAGAAAAAGTCAGAAAACTGTTAAGCAAAAAGACTTGTTTGAATCAGTAGAGAGAGCTATTGCTGGACTTGCAAAAAAATCTCGTAGGATTAACCCTAAAGAGAAAAAAATTGTAGCATACCATGAAAGTGGGCATGCTCTTCTTGCTGAGACAACTGAAGGGGCTAAAAAAGTTTCAAAAGTTTCTATAGTTCCACGTGGACTTGCTGCTCTTGGTTACACCTTAAATAAACCAGAAGAAGATAAGTTTATGATGCAAAAGCATGAGTTATGGGCAGAAGTAGATGTATTGCTTGGTGGTCGTGCAGCTGAACAAGTTTTCATTGGTGAAATCTCTACTGGTGCAGGAAATGACCTAGAAAGAGCTACAGATATTATAAAGTCTATGGTTCAAACATATGGTATGAGTGATGTTGCAGGGCTTATGGTTTTAGAAAAAAGCAGACAATCTTTCCTAGGTGGAGGACAACAAGCAACTCGTGAATACAGTGATAAGATGGCTGAAAAGATGGATGAATTTATTAAATCATCTTTAGCTGAGAGATATGAATCTGTTCTTGCTCGTCTTGAAGACTATAAGGGTGCTATAGAAAATATGGTAGCTCTTCTTTACGAAAAAGAAAATATTACGGGTGAAGAAGTTAGAGATATTATTATTAATTTTGAAAAAGATAATAATATGGAATCAAAAGTTGCTGCTTCTGTTGATGATATTGAGGCTGAGCTAAAAGAAGACGCTGCAATGTCTAAAAAAGATAGTAAAATAGAAGAAAGTGAAAGCAAAGATGAACAATAA
- a CDS encoding phosphatidylserine decarboxylase, whose amino-acid sequence MKAKMNNNLLPIAKEGFSRIGFTILAFIIFAILDLNLLEFLSFLTLLFFVFVYRNPERMLPNLEQMSVVSPVDGILLSIEEVEGEEYAYKLEVNSSYLNVSLLRAPLSSAIENINFKHGARLSHASPLSREINERVELIFKDTHDNKVKVSHILKQSFDEIKLDVITKQNLVQGSRYGLMVNGITTIYLPQNFRVNVSVGQELNASQSLVGYFS is encoded by the coding sequence GTGAAAGCAAAGATGAACAATAATCTTTTACCAATAGCAAAAGAGGGTTTTAGTCGTATAGGTTTTACTATATTAGCGTTTATAATTTTTGCTATTTTAGATTTAAATCTTTTAGAGTTCTTATCATTTTTAACACTTTTGTTTTTTGTATTTGTTTATAGAAATCCGGAGAGAATGTTACCTAACCTTGAGCAGATGAGTGTTGTAAGTCCGGTTGATGGAATTTTACTTTCTATAGAAGAAGTAGAGGGTGAAGAGTATGCATATAAACTAGAAGTAAACAGTAGCTACCTAAATGTTTCTCTTCTTCGTGCACCACTTAGTAGTGCCATTGAGAATATCAATTTTAAACATGGTGCTAGACTATCCCATGCATCACCATTATCAAGAGAAATAAATGAAAGAGTTGAGCTTATATTTAAAGATACTCATGATAATAAAGTAAAAGTATCTCATATCTTAAAACAGAGTTTTGATGAGATTAAACTAGATGTAATAACTAAACAAAACTTGGTTCAAGGTAGTAGATACGGTCTAATGGTAAACGGTATAACTACTATATATTTACCTCAAAATTTCAGAGTAAATGTAAGCGTAGGGCAAGAATTAAATGCATCTCAATCATTAGTAGGATATTTTTCATAA
- a CDS encoding chemotaxis response regulator CheY, with the protein MKLLVVDDSSTMRRIIKNTLARLGYKDILEGADGLEGWAQMDSNPDIEMLITDWNMPEMNGLELVKKVRADARFKDTPIIMVTTEGGKAEVITALKAGVNNYIVKPFTPQVLKEKLGAVMGISE; encoded by the coding sequence TTGAAATTACTTGTTGTTGATGATAGTTCTACAATGCGTCGTATTATTAAAAATACTTTAGCGCGCTTAGGTTATAAAGATATTCTAGAAGGCGCTGATGGTCTTGAAGGTTGGGCTCAAATGGATTCTAATCCAGATATTGAGATGCTGATTACTGACTGGAATATGCCAGAGATGAATGGATTAGAATTAGTTAAGAAAGTTCGTGCTGATGCTCGTTTTAAAGATACTCCAATTATTATGGTAACAACAGAGGGTGGTAAAGCAGAGGTTATTACTGCACTTAAAGCAGGGGTAAATAACTATATTGTTAAACCGTTTACACCACAAGTATTGAAAGAAAAACTTGGTGCTGTAATGGGTATTTCCGAATAA
- a CDS encoding 50S ribosomal protein L11 methyltransferase yields the protein MQEYYYELVVKVSSHKELFADFLHDTIPVGFEESESGFIVRSEDELDTIMWGLEQFCEALQKAIGEVIELECIQQKLPNSDWVELYQKSITPLAIDKFYIHPTWDEENPDLINIAIDPALAFGTGHHPTTASSLKAISKYVKEGDSVIDVGCGSGILGIGAMKLNAVVEACDTDPVSVENSIVNAKLNNLKFTKIWEGSCSLSSAKYDIVVANIVADVLTFIAKDLKNALKDNGILILSGILDKYESKVLGFYKDCEIIERIAVDEWVTLILKRK from the coding sequence ATGCAGGAATACTACTACGAGCTAGTAGTTAAAGTTTCATCTCACAAGGAGTTATTTGCTGACTTTTTGCACGATACTATACCAGTAGGTTTTGAAGAATCAGAATCTGGTTTTATTGTGAGAAGTGAAGATGAACTTGATACTATTATGTGGGGTTTAGAACAATTTTGTGAAGCCCTGCAAAAAGCAATAGGTGAAGTGATAGAGCTTGAATGTATACAGCAAAAACTTCCAAACAGTGACTGGGTTGAACTTTACCAAAAAAGTATCACTCCACTTGCAATAGACAAATTCTATATTCATCCGACTTGGGATGAAGAAAATCCAGATTTAATCAACATAGCGATAGATCCAGCACTAGCTTTTGGCACTGGACATCATCCAACAACTGCTTCGTCATTAAAAGCAATCTCTAAATATGTTAAAGAAGGCGATTCTGTAATAGATGTAGGTTGTGGCAGTGGAATACTAGGTATAGGAGCGATGAAGCTCAATGCAGTTGTAGAAGCTTGTGATACTGATCCTGTATCTGTTGAAAATAGTATTGTAAATGCTAAATTAAACAATTTGAAATTTACAAAAATATGGGAAGGTTCATGCTCTCTAAGCTCTGCAAAATATGATATAGTCGTGGCTAATATAGTAGCGGATGTACTTACTTTTATAGCAAAAGATTTGAAAAATGCTTTAAAGGATAATGGTATATTGATTTTATCAGGTATTTTGGATAAATACGAGAGTAAAGTTTTAGGTTTTTACAAAGATTGTGAAATCATTGAAAGAATAGCAGTAGATGAGTGGGTAACGCTTATTTTAAAAAGAAAATAA
- a CDS encoding tetratricopeptide repeat protein, whose translation MAEELEDIIIIEESDAAGSYAPHESESILDDDSSKKKKIIIFGLVAFLLVLIIIIVLFFILKTPDAKNTSSLDFIETKLEQNTTQPIQPSKLENMIAKANYLYSTGSKDEALFLYEKIAVYSEAISVYNLGVAQLKDGTYDLALQTFKKAIVNDEKRCVSAINAAVCSLHLKDEKNFRYYIDLAYAYLAREKDSPLYSYYYTLINYYNNNYLEALSSLENPTSKEYPVTQKHLRAKINALYSNDYKAIEAMEEHFEVADSFSIALLYARVGDLTLAQKHLAQAIVKNIEPVKSAVAQALINLKAGRVATASKQIKNVTDMFPEEVYKPYPVKVELKESLFDSLKAQLRYRDKIIHARMFNYQKIFYFSPYKVFNADQTISSIQKGNANIYIDNLASAKEYLTKSASTSNVNQGIVKAIQKALSFKLRESNTDLQELVKLQPKHSILHYNLALTYAQMGNISKAQKHFLLSYHLDAKNYLSGIFAIMTSQLIDKDSTKLATIVKDSISLEDPSEKIDLYKTLLFISDNNIISTADWLDKDYKQKPLYLALDTIIALGLNDINAAKKASHKLTILLPNEILPHMMYIDSYFSDLKPKEYAKEVLNYLKLQNFDFNDLYYGPYITRYLYIQQNLITGKLFFLRKQLREVLETTKRNTHEITSALALASLYDKAYEESYTLYNNLIDDLKVRDAYTLFLGAVASTAADHHANAIALLELSKMKDGSFLESRYALGLLYLEVKNNQGAGIQFARIGDNGFSSEYFNFDIDLDKLLFEKEQAVK comes from the coding sequence ATGGCTGAAGAACTAGAAGATATAATTATCATTGAAGAGAGTGACGCAGCTGGATCTTATGCACCTCATGAATCAGAATCTATTTTAGATGATGATTCTTCAAAAAAGAAAAAAATAATTATTTTCGGTCTTGTGGCTTTTTTACTGGTTTTAATAATTATAATTGTGCTGTTTTTCATTTTAAAAACTCCAGATGCTAAAAACACTTCCTCACTAGATTTTATTGAAACCAAACTAGAACAAAACACAACTCAACCTATACAACCTAGCAAATTAGAAAATATGATTGCAAAAGCAAATTATCTTTACTCTACTGGATCAAAAGATGAAGCTCTTTTTTTATATGAAAAAATTGCAGTTTATAGTGAAGCAATTTCAGTTTACAATCTAGGTGTAGCGCAGCTAAAAGACGGAACTTACGATTTAGCATTGCAGACATTTAAAAAAGCTATAGTTAATGATGAGAAACGCTGTGTTAGTGCTATTAATGCAGCTGTATGTTCTTTACATTTAAAAGATGAAAAGAACTTTAGATACTACATAGATTTAGCATATGCATATTTAGCACGTGAAAAAGATTCACCTCTTTACTCATACTACTATACACTTATTAATTACTATAATAATAACTATCTTGAGGCACTAAGTTCATTGGAAAATCCTACAAGTAAAGAATATCCAGTAACTCAAAAACATCTCAGGGCAAAGATCAATGCTCTATATTCTAACGACTATAAAGCTATAGAAGCTATGGAAGAGCACTTTGAAGTTGCGGACTCTTTTAGCATCGCTCTACTCTATGCTAGAGTTGGCGACTTAACACTCGCACAAAAGCATTTAGCCCAAGCGATTGTAAAGAACATTGAACCTGTTAAATCTGCTGTTGCACAAGCACTAATAAACTTAAAAGCTGGAAGAGTGGCTACTGCAAGCAAACAGATAAAAAATGTTACAGATATGTTTCCTGAAGAGGTATATAAACCATATCCTGTTAAAGTAGAACTGAAAGAGTCTCTTTTTGATTCGTTAAAAGCACAACTTAGATATAGAGACAAAATTATACATGCTAGAATGTTCAACTATCAAAAAATATTCTATTTTTCTCCATATAAAGTATTTAATGCTGACCAGACTATTAGCTCTATTCAAAAAGGAAATGCTAATATTTATATTGACAACCTTGCATCTGCAAAAGAGTATCTAACAAAAAGTGCTTCAACTTCTAATGTAAATCAGGGCATTGTAAAAGCAATTCAAAAAGCCTTATCTTTTAAATTAAGAGAGTCAAATACTGACTTACAAGAGCTTGTAAAACTTCAACCAAAACACTCTATTCTACATTACAATCTTGCTCTTACATATGCTCAAATGGGCAATATATCTAAAGCGCAAAAGCATTTTCTTCTTTCATACCACCTAGATGCAAAAAATTATTTATCTGGTATTTTTGCGATTATGACAAGTCAGCTAATTGATAAAGACAGCACGAAATTAGCTACAATTGTTAAAGACTCTATATCTTTAGAAGATCCAAGCGAAAAGATTGATCTATACAAAACACTTCTATTTATTAGTGATAACAACATTATTTCCACAGCAGACTGGCTAGATAAAGATTATAAGCAAAAACCTCTTTACTTAGCGCTCGATACGATTATTGCTCTAGGATTAAATGATATCAATGCTGCGAAGAAAGCTTCTCACAAACTGACAATTTTACTTCCAAATGAGATACTTCCACACATGATGTACATAGATTCATATTTCTCAGATCTTAAACCTAAAGAATATGCGAAGGAAGTATTAAACTATTTAAAATTACAAAATTTTGATTTCAATGATCTATATTATGGACCATATATAACTAGATATCTATACATTCAACAAAATCTTATAACAGGTAAACTCTTTTTCCTTAGAAAACAACTAAGAGAAGTACTGGAGACTACAAAAAGAAATACGCATGAGATTACTAGTGCATTAGCTCTTGCGTCTTTATACGACAAAGCTTATGAAGAGTCATATACTCTCTATAACAATCTAATTGATGATTTAAAAGTAAGGGATGCATATACACTTTTTTTAGGTGCTGTAGCTTCAACCGCTGCAGATCATCATGCCAATGCTATAGCTCTTCTTGAACTATCTAAGATGAAAGATGGAAGTTTCTTGGAGAGTCGTTATGCTTTAGGTCTGTTATACCTTGAAGTTAAAAATAACCAGGGTGCTGGAATTCAGTTTGCCAGAATCGGAGATAATGGTTTTAGTTCTGAATATTTCAACTTTGATATTGACTTAGACAAATTACTGTTTGAAAAAGAACAAGCAGTAAAATAA
- the hisA gene encoding 1-(5-phosphoribosyl)-5-[(5-phosphoribosylamino)methylideneamino]imidazole-4-carboxamide isomerase gives MTLYPAIDLKDGKAVRLTKGIMDSAKIYSDEPWSLVKKFEEMGAEWVHLVDLNGAFAGEPKNLEQIIKIRQNCNVKLELGGGIRDEETIQKMLEIGIDRIILGSIAVKNPQFVRDMAAKYPIAVGIDAIDGFVAVEGWGEVSSMKATDLAKEFANAGVEAIICTDVGKDGTLSGVNVEFTLDIARASGISTIASGGVKDASDIEALIATKEVDGVIIGKAYYEGTLDLPKMFKLLD, from the coding sequence GTGACGTTATACCCAGCAATTGATTTAAAAGATGGAAAAGCAGTTCGCCTTACAAAAGGTATTATGGATAGTGCAAAGATTTACTCGGATGAGCCTTGGTCTTTAGTGAAAAAATTTGAAGAGATGGGTGCAGAGTGGGTGCATTTGGTCGATTTAAATGGTGCTTTTGCAGGAGAGCCTAAAAATCTAGAGCAGATTATTAAAATCAGACAAAACTGTAATGTTAAGTTAGAACTTGGCGGTGGTATACGTGATGAGGAGACTATACAAAAAATGCTTGAGATAGGTATAGATAGAATTATACTTGGCTCAATTGCAGTAAAAAATCCTCAATTTGTTAGAGACATGGCAGCAAAGTACCCAATAGCTGTTGGAATAGACGCTATAGACGGATTTGTAGCGGTTGAAGGCTGGGGTGAAGTTAGTAGTATGAAAGCTACAGATCTTGCAAAAGAATTTGCAAATGCTGGTGTTGAAGCGATAATCTGTACTGATGTTGGCAAGGATGGAACACTCTCTGGTGTAAATGTTGAGTTTACGCTAGACATTGCAAGAGCAAGCGGTATTAGTACAATTGCTAGTGGTGGAGTAAAAGACGCTAGTGATATTGAAGCTCTTATCGCTACGAAAGAAGTTGATGGTGTTATCATCGGCAAGGCATATTATGAGGGTACATTAGACTTACCAAAGATGTTTAAACTTCTTGATTAA